The Solanum pennellii chromosome 7, SPENNV200 DNA segment TAGTTTCTTTTATAAACAGAAAAGTTCAAGCTtccatacttttttttttgataaaggtaAAAGTTGTATTCAACAGCATTGAGGACATGCTGGAGACCTCCAAAAAATGAGTTACGTCGTTTCAACCTACGACAAAACATCTAATAGATTACATGCTTCCTATAAAATCTATAATTTGTGCATTCTGTTctattccttcttcttttcaccaaaaataaaaggttGTCAACCTTCCATACTTATCAATTCGAGGATCGTGTTTCAGATCATAATTACCACAATTTACTAAATACCCTAGTGGATTGGGCAATGCATTTCACCATTTTGGAAGTGATTTTTACTGCTCAATTCAGCAAGCTGACTCCTCCCTAATTTTATCACTAATGTGTCTGCAGAGAGGTAACAACCATAACCAGGgcagaaggagaatgaacaataGAGCTTTTAAGGCTCAAAGAGAAGATAGCATTAGGAGGACAGTATATGTTTCTGACATCGATCACAATGTAAGTGAGGATGGATGCccatttatatttaatttatgttctGAAATTGTATTTAAAAAGTTCCTCTTTTTGACTTTGCATCACCACAGATAACAGAAGAGCGTCTTGCTGGATTATTTAGCGCTTATGGACAAGTAAGTGATGATGCTCTTCTGGACATTCTTGTGATTCATTATGTTAGATACTTGAGTGCTTTAAGTGCAGAGTGGCGCTTCTTTCAATTGATTGAGAAACCTAAAAACCATTAATGCGCTAAGTGTCACGCTGAAGCAGATGGGTGCCTATAGCTTGTGTTTTACTCCATAGTATAGGCCTCAAGTCCTAGTTTGTTGCTCTATCTGCGTTGTATAGGATGTTTAAATTCCATGACCTGCAAATAAGCAATAACCTTTAGACTGTCTAATATTATGACTGAGCTATGATTAGCATTACTTGTCAGGTTGCTTAAGACATTAGTATCGTTAAAATATCTTGATCATTGACATATGCTTCAAATTACTGATGACATGCAGCAAACATACCTTTTTGGTAGAGGGGTGAGTGTTCTTTCTATCTCTTGGCTGTGGGTACTATCATAATAACATTGTGCATAATATTCTGAAATATTGACCAGGCCGAGGTACTTATTTTCTTGTCAATCTCCATAAAGAGTCAAAAAGGGTATCTCAAAGTTAATGTTGCCTAGGCTCTGGTATTATGTATTCATTTTCTGGTCATGCCAATTCAGTGTCAAAAAAGGTAGCTCAAAGTTGTTCTTCAAATTCCTCATCAGCTTGTTAGAGTTAAATAGTAGCTGCTTCGTAAAGTTGATTCTGTCAGTCTAATCCCCTGAGAAATTCTCGACAAGCATGGGAAAGAGGAAGCTGAAATGAGGAGATACAAAACGAAAGAAGAAGCCTAAAGGTGAAGCTGGTAGATGCACAAGCAAACTATATATGTTGCTTGGACTATCCAAAAAGAAGTCCGGTGTGCGCAGGATCCTTGAAAAGTAAtgcatttttggaggatccgacacGCGTACAACAATATTTTTGGAGAGTCTGGTGCAACATAGCAAGAAAAACCTAATAACTTAAACACAACAAAAGATTGATTCATATTACACTTATTTTACCTTTACACGGATATAAGTTGCCTCCTTTCATATTCCTCTTAGGCTGATCCTGAACACCAAGGAGACTTGTATCATTTCACTCCTAGGACAAATCACAGGTGGGATTtggattttctttaaaaactgTACTTTGCTTGACTCAAGACATAAGTAGTTGCTTAACTAAAGACATAAGTAGACTATGAATATTTACTGTAAGGACTAAGGATGTAATCACTGCTAcctgaaaattaataaaatagcgTATATCTGATAGCCAGTGAGAGCCAGTTACTAATTAAGAAGCATGTAAAGATGAACCTAAAGTATttctaaattatataaagtaCCATATCTTATTGTTCTTCCACTTACATCCTGCATCTCTGAGTGGACTTTAAATTTCTGTGTTTTCGTTTTGGCTTACAGTTTTTGGATATCTTCAACGTACATCTTACATTTTTACTTAAATCAACATATTAGGAAGACTCTAAAGAAGGTTACAATATAGAGAAGCAATTAGATATTGAAATATTGAACTACAACATCTATAGCTCGAAAGAGCACTACTTCGCTTGttatttctctcttctttctttctttgctTACACTTTGGTGTCATAGTAATGTGCTTTAACTGTCTTCTACGCACCAGCGATGTGCGCTGATGCTTATTCTGGTTAAAGACTGTTTGAATTAATATACATCAGTACTTTACTTTTGTCTCCTTACTTGCATCATCAATTGAAGAGCTTCTTTACACTttggttatggtttattttacTGTTTAATATGTTTGGCTTATGATTATTGCCCTGCAAGACCATTATCGTTTCATGGTTTGTCTTTTCAAAAATACAGATATTCCAtacaattatttttactatttatgGGACTGTCCAACAAAAAGTTTGGTTTGTATGTAACTTGGAAAGCTAGATTGAGTTGCTTGTTGTCAGTCTGTGAGGTGTTGGTGAGTCACGATGCTTATGTTTCTGTTTGACGTAGTTGGACTAGTTTCCTTTTAATTTGCTAAGTTTCATGCCATTTTGACACATTTGAATTGTTCTTTATCCTCATTTCTTTCTCAAACTCGACTGACATTAATCCATGTTTGTGTTTTTGGTGAAAATTCTTGTGTAATTACACTGGGTgtgttgttgttgctttggTGAAAATTGTGTGGGGTATCTATTGAGGAGTGTAATAGTGGTCttcctataataataataaaaaaagagtgTAATGTTGGTGTGTTTTCTTTTGGCTACATTTGCTCCATAGGTTGTTGACTGCAGAGTTTGTGGTGATCCCCACTCTCGCCTTCGCTTTGCCTTTGTGGAATTCGCTGATGAATGTAAGTTGGAGGGGATAGAAGTTTTTCTTAGTACTGCTGAACATTGAAAAGTCAAAACTAACTTGTCATGTGGAATCATTCTAACAGACTCAGCACGAGGTTCACTTAGCCTTTGTGGAACAATATTAGGGTTCTCTCCTCTGAAGGTCCTACCATCAAAAACTGCTATTCTACCCGTGAATCCTACATTCCTTCCTAGGGTACGCACAGATCTGTGCCgttttatttacttgtttatgGATATGTGGAATAATTTTCTTGAGGTTCTATCTCATCTTATAGAAGTAAGGTCATGGAACTAAATGCTTAGTTTTCCATTATGTGTACATGCTATGTGCAGTCTGAGGATGAGCGTGAGATGTGTGCCAGGACAGTCTACTGCACAAATATTGATAAGAAGGTATAAATTCCCGCCTTTGAAATCTTCTGAAGTTATTGCATGCTTTTTAGTACATCTTTCTTTGGGATTACCGCTGTCTGATCCATAGGTTATAATGATCTGGCTCAGGTCACTTTTTGTTTTCATAATCATCTGAAAGTTTAATGTATTGTATTCTATCCTGAACAGCTTTCTCAAGCTGATGTCAAGAATTTCTTTGAAACAAGATGTGGTGAGGTCAGTGTGATGTTGAAACTTCTGACATATTAAGTGTAAAGAATGTTCGCCCAAGTGATGCTGAAGCTGCTCCTCTTTGCAGGTGTCTCGCCTGAGGCTTTTGGGGGATCAAGTGCACTCTACCCGTATTGCTTTTGTTGAATTTGTTATGGTACGTTGactatctttttctttttctttggatTTAAGTTGAGATATAGCATCAATAGGTACATTAAACACATCTATAGATTATATAATGTCACTAGATGATGACTCTtccttattttagttttttgtgTCATGGAATTGTCAGCAcgatcttcttcttttttgtaattcctctgaatgtacttctcttTCTCCCCTTGTTATTTATGTGGTGGCAACCATCACTCTAGAGACGCCATTGAGCAGAGAAGTTCCTATAAATTATCAGTGGTATATCTAAAGATGCTAGCCTGCAAAAAGCTGCAGCATGatatcaaatatttcattttgaaGATGATCTAAACAGGTGCTGGAATTATAATGTAAAAAGATACTTGATAAATGTGCAGGCTGAGAGTGCAATTTTGGCATTGGACTGTTGCGGACAGATTTTGGGATCCCAACGCATCAGGTACTTCAGTTAGAAGTGTCTTTGATCCCAATTGATATTGCATCTTTTTAAGCTTGGTATCTCAGGTTCTATTTTCTCCCAAATAGGCACCAATCAACAGAGTCATGCACTCTAAGGTTCCCCTTGAGCAAAAGCTTCTTCTCTCTTTCTCCAAATGTATACTATGACATTGCCTGCTTTCTGCCTTTCTGTCATCTGAAACTGAAACTGAAAAATAATGCTACAGTTACAGGCAGTGCATGCCAGATCCTAGATTGTGTATCAGTCtgttaattatttttgggaGTTGGGACATGTTCAGTCTAGGGAATATTGTTGTGTTGGTACACCCTGGTTAGTGTGAGTTTGTGTTCTGTAGCCTCGTGAATATGTCAGTTCCAGTTGCCTGCTTGCACATATAAGCATTTAAACTGAATTCTTACTCCCTTTGCACCAGAAGAAAGACTCTTCACTCATTGAGGATCTAATTTGATTGATTTCGGAGTCAAATTGAACACGTAAGAATTTAAATTGGAGGATACGTTAATGGATAGCCACTTTCAAGTACTCTTCCTAACAAGGTTGAGAGTAGATTATGAAACTAAATCTAAGATCGTCAGTGCAACTACTGTTTCTTGTAATTATATAGGATCATTAGGTTGTGAAGGTCCCATGGGGGGATGGCCTAATGGTTGACACATAGACCAACCTGGAGATTCAGGTTTAAATACCATCTATAATACACGGTATGAGTCCTCCTGCTTGACAGACAACCTTGACAACGGTGGTTGTAGGACATATACGGTATGATGAAATAGTCAAAGTGCTTGCAAGCTGGACAAAGCACCCCTGATATCCGAAGAAAATATCAGTTGTGAAGTTTTAGTGATTAGAGTAACTAACATAtacaaaatggaaaaaagaagGTTTGGTGCCCTTAGTTGGTTGGATGAGAGGGATTATCGAAGAAAATACATGTACTATTCGTATACTAGTCATAATGACTTCCCCACCCTCTTTACCATATTTGATTTTTTGCACTACGCGTTTGACAAAATTTACTGCTACTGATTTGTACTTGAGTCTCGTTCAGCAACATGCATCACAAGGTCTCGTCTTCTAAGTCCACCCCTCCCCTCCCCTCCCCTCTTCCCCAGGTGCTCCATTCTTTAACCAGCATCTCCTTTTACCAAGAGTATGTAAATGCTATTTATGTTTAATGTCTCTTCTAACTTTAATACTTTGCTAATGCCATAGGGTGAGTCCTTCAAAGACACCTGTGAGGCCACGAGTTCCTCGCCCCATGATGCATTAGGCAATCCTTTGTTGCTATCAAGGTCTGGAAAGAGTTGAGCGCAAGCCCTCTTGGATGACTTGAGGTCGCGATGGGAACATGAGACAAACGTTTGTTTCAGTAATTTTCGTCTTTTTCATTCCCACTTCCTTTCAGCTCGCGGTAACTCTTTATCACTACTGAAAATGACTGTTCACCCTGTTTTAGCTTAAAGTTTTTAACAGAAATGTCACAACTTTTTAGTAGCTCTATACTTTCCTTTTATTAAGCACTTGCTGGTTGATGCTTGATGGTATTTTTGTTTGAGGCATGAAGGCAATCTTTGATAACCATTTAAAGAAATCCTTTTCTGAAACATGATCTTAAGTGTTAGATGCATAGACCAATTCAGAATTGAAATTTATGGTTTTGGATAGTAACCTCAagttaatattataataattgatTATAGTAATTCCAAATTTAATTTgttggcaaaaaaaaaaaaatttaatcaaactaTCGGCGGAAACACCTATGTAAAGCACTTTTAAGACTTTTAAGGTATAGACATcgaaaatttcaaaatactataaataaa contains these protein-coding regions:
- the LOC107024123 gene encoding polyadenylate-binding protein-interacting protein 8; translated protein: MAADAQVCGETAVIEAPAVQSLLSNADDNKFSDVGSEESECNSEKNVNSESVDNGGKDCSDVKSDYKMQDIVDMLKKLKLNPLAKEFVPSYFNRDQMLLNNFVQNFVPVIKTGGVGGDAFQNNGKRGNNHNQGRRRMNNRAFKAQREDSIRRTVYVSDIDHNITEERLAGLFSAYGQVVDCRVCGDPHSRLRFAFVEFADEYSARGSLSLCGTILGFSPLKVLPSKTAILPVNPTFLPRSEDEREMCARTVYCTNIDKKLSQADVKNFFETRCGEVSRLRLLGDQVHSTRIAFVEFVMAESAILALDCCGQILGSQRIRVSPSKTPVRPRVPRPMMH